The proteins below come from a single Falco rusticolus isolate bFalRus1 chromosome 8, bFalRus1.pri, whole genome shotgun sequence genomic window:
- the C8H2orf66 gene encoding uncharacterized protein C2orf66 homolog, with product MLALFVTSDSSVELKESGSLSFLQIVCYLFNMWKVVLLGLYTVLAVRGLAKGAPFQPEEKWKPLDNPRNRDLFFRTLQAYFSGRGLDLRKFPATFTMNNEGPRPVMFYSDPIASAFADYEERKNSFPSYFKG from the exons ATGCTTGCTCTGTTTGTTACCAGTGACAGCTCTGTAGAACTTAAGGAGTCTGGTTCATTGTCCTTCTTGCAGATAGTCTGTTATCTCTTCAACATGTGGAAAGTGGTGCTTCTGGGTCTGTACACAGTATTGGCTGTGAGAGGGCTGGCAAAGGGTGCTCCTTTccaaccagaagaaaaatggaagccTCTAGATAACCCTAGAAACAGAGACCTG TTTTTCAGAACGCTCCAGGCTTATTTTTCGGGCAGGGGTCTCGATCTCAGAAAGTTTCCAGCGACTTTCACTATGAACAATGAAGGACCGAGGCCCGTCATGTTCTACTCAGATCCTATTGCTTCTGCGTTTGCAGAttatgaagaaaggaaaaattctttCCCAAGTTATTTCAAAGGCTGA
- the GTF3C3 gene encoding general transcription factor 3C polypeptide 3 isoform X2 — protein sequence MSGFSPELIEYLEGKISFEEFERRREERKSREKDGENAEEATEDVEAPSSSRKASGKSQSQDETDGETSDGVSKSVHRVFASMLGENDDEDEDEEEEEEEEEETTEQPTAGDVFVLEMVLNRETKKMMKEKRPRSKLPRALRGLMGEANIRFARGEREEAILMCMEIIRQAPLAHEPFSTLAMIYEDQGDMEKSLQFELIAAHLNPSDTEEWVRLAEMSLEQDNIKQAVFCYTKALKYDATNVRYLWERSSLYEQLGEHKLAMDGYRRILNLLSPSDGERFMQLARDMAKSYYEANDVTSAIEIIEEAFAKHQSLVSMEDVNIAAELCISSKQYDKALAVITDFAGIVLEKKVSEKSPTEERKDAGAVGETQENQEAVADDQSHPVAESSAAAVEKVSCCIPEGVPIDITVKLMVCLVHLNILEPLNPLLTTLVEQNPEEMGDLYLDVAEAFLDVGEYNSALPLLSSLVCSERYNLAVVWLRHAECLKALGHMERAAESYAKVVDLAPLHLDARISLSTLQQQLGRPEKALEALEPMYDPDTLAQDANAAQQELKLLLHRSTLLYSQGKMYGYIDTLLTMLAMLLKVAMSRAQVCLISSSKSGERHLYLIKVSRDKISDNDDQETANCDAKAIFAVLTSVLTKDDWWNLLLKAIYSLCDLSRYKEAELLVDSSLEYYSFYDDRQKRKELEYFGLSAAILDKNFRKAYNYIRIMVMENVNKPQLWNIFNQVTMQSQDVRHHRFCLRLMLKNPDNHALCVLNGHNAFVSGSFKHALGQYVQAFRANPDEPLYSLCIGLTFIHMASQKYVLKRHALLVQGFSFLHRYLDLRGPCQESFYNLGRGLHQLGLLHLAIHYYQKALELPPLTLEGIETDQTDLRRDTAFNLSLIYQSSGNTRMAQKMLYTYAVV from the exons ATGTCGGGCTTCAGCCCGGAGCTGATCGAGTACCTGGAGGGGAAGATCTCCTTCGAGGAGTTCGAGCGGCGGCGAGAGGAACGCAAGAGCCGCGAGAAG GATGGTGAAAATGCTGAGGAAGCCACTGAAGATGTAGAGGCTCCGTCTTCATCCAGAAAAGCATCCGGGAAATCCCAAAGTCAGGATGAAACCGATG GAGAAACTTCAGATGGCGTCAGTAAATCTGTTCATCGGGTCTTTGCATCCATGCTTGGGGAAAATGATGATGAGGACgaggatgaagaggaagaggaagaagaggaagaagaaaccacTGAGCAACCCACAGCTGGAGATGTTTTTGTATTGGAGATGGTACTTAATCGAGAGACCAAGAAAATGATGAAA GAGAAAAGACCTCGCAGCAAGCTTCCTCGTGCTTTGAGAGGTCTGATGGGAGAGGCCAATATCAGGTTTGCTCGAGGAGAGCGTGAGGAGGCTATTCTAATGTGCATGGAAATCATTCGACAAG CTCCTCTTGCTCATGAGCCGTTTTCCACTCTTGCCATGATCTATGAAGACCAGGGTGATATGGAGAAGTCATTACAGTTTGAACTGATTGCAGCTCACTTAAATCCAAGTGATACTGAGGAATGGGTTAGACTAGCAGAAATGTCACTGGAACAGGACAATATCAAACAGGCTGTTTTTTGCTACACAAAAG CTCTGAAATACGATGCAACCAATGTGCGGTACCTGTGGGAGAGGTCGAGCCTGTatgagcagctgggggaacaTAAGTTGGCCATGGATGGCTACAGGCGTATTTTGAACCTCCTGTCTCCCTCCGATGGAGAGCGCTTTATGCAGTTGGCCAGAGACATGGCAAA GAGTTATTATGAAGCAAATGATGTAACCTCTGCTATTGAGATAATAGAAGAAGCCTTTGCTAAACACCAGAGCCTTGTCTCCATGGAAGATGTTAACATCGCAGCTGAACTGTGTATTTCTTCCAAACAGTATGACAAAGCATTGGCG GTTATTACAGATTTTGCAGGAATTGTACTTGAAAAGAAAGTATCGGAAAAAAGTCcaacagaggagagaaaag ATGCAGGGGCAGTGGGAGAAACTCAGGAAAACCAGGAGGCAGTGGCTGACGACCAGAGTCATCCAGTTGCAGAATCCAGTGCTGCAG CTGTGGAGAAGGTCAGCTGCTGCATCCCTGAGGGCGTCCCCATAGACATCACAGTCAAGCTGATGGTGTGCTTGGTTCACTTGAACATCCTAGAGCCACTCAAT cctCTTCTGACCACTCTGGTGGaacaaaatccagaagaaaTGGGTGACTTGTATTTGGACGTCGCAGAGGCGTTTCTGGATGTTGGGGAATACAACTCGGCACTGCCTCTCTTGAGTTCCCTTGTCTGTTCGGAACGGTACAACTTGGCTGTTGTCTGGCTTCGGCACGCAG AGTGCTTGAAGGCCTTGGGACACATGGAGCGTGCCGCAGAGAGCTATGCCAAAGTTGTTGATCTTGCTCCATTGCATCTGGATGCGAGAATCTCACTTTCaacacttcagcagcagctgggccgGCCTGAGAAAGCTCTGGAGGCTCTGGAGCCCATGTATGATCCAGACACGCTGGCTCAGGATGCCAACGCCGCCCAGCAG GAATTAAAGCTGCTCCTCCATCGTTCGACGCTGCTGTATTCCCAAGGCAAAATGTATGGTTACATAGACACGTTACTTACGATGCTGGCAATGCTGCTGAAG GTAGCAATGAGCAGAGCTCAGGTGTGTTTGATATCTAGTTCCAAATCTGGAGAGAGGCACCTCTATCTTATTAAGGTGTCAAGGGATAAAATTTCTGACAATGACGACCAAGAGACAGCAAATTGCGATGCGAAAG CAATTTTTGCTGTTCTCACAAGTGTCCTGACAAAAGATGACTGGTGGAACCTCCTCCTGAAAGCTATATATTCCTTGTGTGACCTCTCCCGGTACAAGGAGGCAGAGCTACTAGTGGATTCCTCGTTGGAATATTACTCATTTTATGATGACAGACAAAAGCGCAAGGAGCTGGAATACTTCGGGCTCTCTGCTGCGATTCTGGAcaagaacttcagaaaagcGTACAACTATATCAG AATCATGGTAATGGAAAATGTCAATAAACCTCAGCTATGGAACATCTTCAATCAAGTCACTATGCAATCTCAGGATGTCCGTCACCATCGCTTTTGTCTCCGCTTGATGCTGAAAAATCCCGATAATCACGCCCTGTGTGTCCTAAACGGGCATAACGCGTTTGTATCTGGCAGTTTCAAACATGCTCTTG gACAGTATGTGCAAGCCTTTCGTGCAAACCCAGATGAACCTCTGTACAGCCTTTGTATTGGCTTGACGTTCATCCACATGGCTTCTCAGAAATACGTGTTGAAGAGGCACGCTCTTCTCGTGCAG GGATTCTCCTTCCTTCACCGGTACTTGGACCTGCGTGGACCCTGTCAAGAGTCTTTCTACAACCTTGGCCGTGGCCTTCACCAGCTGGGATTGCTGCACCTGGCCATCCATTACTACCAAAAAGCACTTGAACTTCCTCCTCTCACCTTAGAG ggAATAGAAACCGATCAGACAGACTTGAGAAGAGATACTGCCTTTAACTTGTCGCTTATTTATCAGAGCAGTGGAAATACCAGAATGGCTCAAAAGATGCTTTATACCTATGCGGTCGTGTGA
- the GTF3C3 gene encoding general transcription factor 3C polypeptide 3 isoform X3: protein MLGENDDEDEDEEEEEEEEEETTEQPTAGDVFVLEMVLNRETKKMMKEKRPRSKLPRALRGLMGEANIRFARGEREEAILMCMEIIRQAPLAHEPFSTLAMIYEDQGDMEKSLQFELIAAHLNPSDTEEWVRLAEMSLEQDNIKQAVFCYTKALKYDATNVRYLWERSSLYEQLGEHKLAMDGYRRILNLLSPSDGERFMQLARDMAKSYYEANDVTSAIEIIEEAFAKHQSLVSMEDVNIAAELCISSKQYDKALAVITDFAGIVLEKKVSEKSPTEERKEDAGAVGETQENQEAVADDQSHPVAESSAAAVEKVSCCIPEGVPIDITVKLMVCLVHLNILEPLNPLLTTLVEQNPEEMGDLYLDVAEAFLDVGEYNSALPLLSSLVCSERYNLAVVWLRHAECLKALGHMERAAESYAKVVDLAPLHLDARISLSTLQQQLGRPEKALEALEPMYDPDTLAQDANAAQQELKLLLHRSTLLYSQGKMYGYIDTLLTMLAMLLKVAMSRAQVCLISSSKSGERHLYLIKVSRDKISDNDDQETANCDAKAIFAVLTSVLTKDDWWNLLLKAIYSLCDLSRYKEAELLVDSSLEYYSFYDDRQKRKELEYFGLSAAILDKNFRKAYNYIRIMVMENVNKPQLWNIFNQVTMQSQDVRHHRFCLRLMLKNPDNHALCVLNGHNAFVSGSFKHALGQYVQAFRANPDEPLYSLCIGLTFIHMASQKYVLKRHALLVQGFSFLHRYLDLRGPCQESFYNLGRGLHQLGLLHLAIHYYQKALELPPLTLEGIETDQTDLRRDTAFNLSLIYQSSGNTRMAQKMLYTYAVV, encoded by the exons ATGCTTGGGGAAAATGATGATGAGGACgaggatgaagaggaagaggaagaagaggaagaagaaaccacTGAGCAACCCACAGCTGGAGATGTTTTTGTATTGGAGATGGTACTTAATCGAGAGACCAAGAAAATGATGAAA GAGAAAAGACCTCGCAGCAAGCTTCCTCGTGCTTTGAGAGGTCTGATGGGAGAGGCCAATATCAGGTTTGCTCGAGGAGAGCGTGAGGAGGCTATTCTAATGTGCATGGAAATCATTCGACAAG CTCCTCTTGCTCATGAGCCGTTTTCCACTCTTGCCATGATCTATGAAGACCAGGGTGATATGGAGAAGTCATTACAGTTTGAACTGATTGCAGCTCACTTAAATCCAAGTGATACTGAGGAATGGGTTAGACTAGCAGAAATGTCACTGGAACAGGACAATATCAAACAGGCTGTTTTTTGCTACACAAAAG CTCTGAAATACGATGCAACCAATGTGCGGTACCTGTGGGAGAGGTCGAGCCTGTatgagcagctgggggaacaTAAGTTGGCCATGGATGGCTACAGGCGTATTTTGAACCTCCTGTCTCCCTCCGATGGAGAGCGCTTTATGCAGTTGGCCAGAGACATGGCAAA GAGTTATTATGAAGCAAATGATGTAACCTCTGCTATTGAGATAATAGAAGAAGCCTTTGCTAAACACCAGAGCCTTGTCTCCATGGAAGATGTTAACATCGCAGCTGAACTGTGTATTTCTTCCAAACAGTATGACAAAGCATTGGCG GTTATTACAGATTTTGCAGGAATTGTACTTGAAAAGAAAGTATCGGAAAAAAGTCcaacagaggagagaaaag AAGATGCAGGGGCAGTGGGAGAAACTCAGGAAAACCAGGAGGCAGTGGCTGACGACCAGAGTCATCCAGTTGCAGAATCCAGTGCTGCAG CTGTGGAGAAGGTCAGCTGCTGCATCCCTGAGGGCGTCCCCATAGACATCACAGTCAAGCTGATGGTGTGCTTGGTTCACTTGAACATCCTAGAGCCACTCAAT cctCTTCTGACCACTCTGGTGGaacaaaatccagaagaaaTGGGTGACTTGTATTTGGACGTCGCAGAGGCGTTTCTGGATGTTGGGGAATACAACTCGGCACTGCCTCTCTTGAGTTCCCTTGTCTGTTCGGAACGGTACAACTTGGCTGTTGTCTGGCTTCGGCACGCAG AGTGCTTGAAGGCCTTGGGACACATGGAGCGTGCCGCAGAGAGCTATGCCAAAGTTGTTGATCTTGCTCCATTGCATCTGGATGCGAGAATCTCACTTTCaacacttcagcagcagctgggccgGCCTGAGAAAGCTCTGGAGGCTCTGGAGCCCATGTATGATCCAGACACGCTGGCTCAGGATGCCAACGCCGCCCAGCAG GAATTAAAGCTGCTCCTCCATCGTTCGACGCTGCTGTATTCCCAAGGCAAAATGTATGGTTACATAGACACGTTACTTACGATGCTGGCAATGCTGCTGAAG GTAGCAATGAGCAGAGCTCAGGTGTGTTTGATATCTAGTTCCAAATCTGGAGAGAGGCACCTCTATCTTATTAAGGTGTCAAGGGATAAAATTTCTGACAATGACGACCAAGAGACAGCAAATTGCGATGCGAAAG CAATTTTTGCTGTTCTCACAAGTGTCCTGACAAAAGATGACTGGTGGAACCTCCTCCTGAAAGCTATATATTCCTTGTGTGACCTCTCCCGGTACAAGGAGGCAGAGCTACTAGTGGATTCCTCGTTGGAATATTACTCATTTTATGATGACAGACAAAAGCGCAAGGAGCTGGAATACTTCGGGCTCTCTGCTGCGATTCTGGAcaagaacttcagaaaagcGTACAACTATATCAG AATCATGGTAATGGAAAATGTCAATAAACCTCAGCTATGGAACATCTTCAATCAAGTCACTATGCAATCTCAGGATGTCCGTCACCATCGCTTTTGTCTCCGCTTGATGCTGAAAAATCCCGATAATCACGCCCTGTGTGTCCTAAACGGGCATAACGCGTTTGTATCTGGCAGTTTCAAACATGCTCTTG gACAGTATGTGCAAGCCTTTCGTGCAAACCCAGATGAACCTCTGTACAGCCTTTGTATTGGCTTGACGTTCATCCACATGGCTTCTCAGAAATACGTGTTGAAGAGGCACGCTCTTCTCGTGCAG GGATTCTCCTTCCTTCACCGGTACTTGGACCTGCGTGGACCCTGTCAAGAGTCTTTCTACAACCTTGGCCGTGGCCTTCACCAGCTGGGATTGCTGCACCTGGCCATCCATTACTACCAAAAAGCACTTGAACTTCCTCCTCTCACCTTAGAG ggAATAGAAACCGATCAGACAGACTTGAGAAGAGATACTGCCTTTAACTTGTCGCTTATTTATCAGAGCAGTGGAAATACCAGAATGGCTCAAAAGATGCTTTATACCTATGCGGTCGTGTGA
- the GTF3C3 gene encoding general transcription factor 3C polypeptide 3 isoform X1 translates to MSGFSPELIEYLEGKISFEEFERRREERKSREKDGENAEEATEDVEAPSSSRKASGKSQSQDETDGETSDGVSKSVHRVFASMLGENDDEDEDEEEEEEEEEETTEQPTAGDVFVLEMVLNRETKKMMKEKRPRSKLPRALRGLMGEANIRFARGEREEAILMCMEIIRQAPLAHEPFSTLAMIYEDQGDMEKSLQFELIAAHLNPSDTEEWVRLAEMSLEQDNIKQAVFCYTKALKYDATNVRYLWERSSLYEQLGEHKLAMDGYRRILNLLSPSDGERFMQLARDMAKSYYEANDVTSAIEIIEEAFAKHQSLVSMEDVNIAAELCISSKQYDKALAVITDFAGIVLEKKVSEKSPTEERKEDAGAVGETQENQEAVADDQSHPVAESSAAAVEKVSCCIPEGVPIDITVKLMVCLVHLNILEPLNPLLTTLVEQNPEEMGDLYLDVAEAFLDVGEYNSALPLLSSLVCSERYNLAVVWLRHAECLKALGHMERAAESYAKVVDLAPLHLDARISLSTLQQQLGRPEKALEALEPMYDPDTLAQDANAAQQELKLLLHRSTLLYSQGKMYGYIDTLLTMLAMLLKVAMSRAQVCLISSSKSGERHLYLIKVSRDKISDNDDQETANCDAKAIFAVLTSVLTKDDWWNLLLKAIYSLCDLSRYKEAELLVDSSLEYYSFYDDRQKRKELEYFGLSAAILDKNFRKAYNYIRIMVMENVNKPQLWNIFNQVTMQSQDVRHHRFCLRLMLKNPDNHALCVLNGHNAFVSGSFKHALGQYVQAFRANPDEPLYSLCIGLTFIHMASQKYVLKRHALLVQGFSFLHRYLDLRGPCQESFYNLGRGLHQLGLLHLAIHYYQKALELPPLTLEGIETDQTDLRRDTAFNLSLIYQSSGNTRMAQKMLYTYAVV, encoded by the exons ATGTCGGGCTTCAGCCCGGAGCTGATCGAGTACCTGGAGGGGAAGATCTCCTTCGAGGAGTTCGAGCGGCGGCGAGAGGAACGCAAGAGCCGCGAGAAG GATGGTGAAAATGCTGAGGAAGCCACTGAAGATGTAGAGGCTCCGTCTTCATCCAGAAAAGCATCCGGGAAATCCCAAAGTCAGGATGAAACCGATG GAGAAACTTCAGATGGCGTCAGTAAATCTGTTCATCGGGTCTTTGCATCCATGCTTGGGGAAAATGATGATGAGGACgaggatgaagaggaagaggaagaagaggaagaagaaaccacTGAGCAACCCACAGCTGGAGATGTTTTTGTATTGGAGATGGTACTTAATCGAGAGACCAAGAAAATGATGAAA GAGAAAAGACCTCGCAGCAAGCTTCCTCGTGCTTTGAGAGGTCTGATGGGAGAGGCCAATATCAGGTTTGCTCGAGGAGAGCGTGAGGAGGCTATTCTAATGTGCATGGAAATCATTCGACAAG CTCCTCTTGCTCATGAGCCGTTTTCCACTCTTGCCATGATCTATGAAGACCAGGGTGATATGGAGAAGTCATTACAGTTTGAACTGATTGCAGCTCACTTAAATCCAAGTGATACTGAGGAATGGGTTAGACTAGCAGAAATGTCACTGGAACAGGACAATATCAAACAGGCTGTTTTTTGCTACACAAAAG CTCTGAAATACGATGCAACCAATGTGCGGTACCTGTGGGAGAGGTCGAGCCTGTatgagcagctgggggaacaTAAGTTGGCCATGGATGGCTACAGGCGTATTTTGAACCTCCTGTCTCCCTCCGATGGAGAGCGCTTTATGCAGTTGGCCAGAGACATGGCAAA GAGTTATTATGAAGCAAATGATGTAACCTCTGCTATTGAGATAATAGAAGAAGCCTTTGCTAAACACCAGAGCCTTGTCTCCATGGAAGATGTTAACATCGCAGCTGAACTGTGTATTTCTTCCAAACAGTATGACAAAGCATTGGCG GTTATTACAGATTTTGCAGGAATTGTACTTGAAAAGAAAGTATCGGAAAAAAGTCcaacagaggagagaaaag AAGATGCAGGGGCAGTGGGAGAAACTCAGGAAAACCAGGAGGCAGTGGCTGACGACCAGAGTCATCCAGTTGCAGAATCCAGTGCTGCAG CTGTGGAGAAGGTCAGCTGCTGCATCCCTGAGGGCGTCCCCATAGACATCACAGTCAAGCTGATGGTGTGCTTGGTTCACTTGAACATCCTAGAGCCACTCAAT cctCTTCTGACCACTCTGGTGGaacaaaatccagaagaaaTGGGTGACTTGTATTTGGACGTCGCAGAGGCGTTTCTGGATGTTGGGGAATACAACTCGGCACTGCCTCTCTTGAGTTCCCTTGTCTGTTCGGAACGGTACAACTTGGCTGTTGTCTGGCTTCGGCACGCAG AGTGCTTGAAGGCCTTGGGACACATGGAGCGTGCCGCAGAGAGCTATGCCAAAGTTGTTGATCTTGCTCCATTGCATCTGGATGCGAGAATCTCACTTTCaacacttcagcagcagctgggccgGCCTGAGAAAGCTCTGGAGGCTCTGGAGCCCATGTATGATCCAGACACGCTGGCTCAGGATGCCAACGCCGCCCAGCAG GAATTAAAGCTGCTCCTCCATCGTTCGACGCTGCTGTATTCCCAAGGCAAAATGTATGGTTACATAGACACGTTACTTACGATGCTGGCAATGCTGCTGAAG GTAGCAATGAGCAGAGCTCAGGTGTGTTTGATATCTAGTTCCAAATCTGGAGAGAGGCACCTCTATCTTATTAAGGTGTCAAGGGATAAAATTTCTGACAATGACGACCAAGAGACAGCAAATTGCGATGCGAAAG CAATTTTTGCTGTTCTCACAAGTGTCCTGACAAAAGATGACTGGTGGAACCTCCTCCTGAAAGCTATATATTCCTTGTGTGACCTCTCCCGGTACAAGGAGGCAGAGCTACTAGTGGATTCCTCGTTGGAATATTACTCATTTTATGATGACAGACAAAAGCGCAAGGAGCTGGAATACTTCGGGCTCTCTGCTGCGATTCTGGAcaagaacttcagaaaagcGTACAACTATATCAG AATCATGGTAATGGAAAATGTCAATAAACCTCAGCTATGGAACATCTTCAATCAAGTCACTATGCAATCTCAGGATGTCCGTCACCATCGCTTTTGTCTCCGCTTGATGCTGAAAAATCCCGATAATCACGCCCTGTGTGTCCTAAACGGGCATAACGCGTTTGTATCTGGCAGTTTCAAACATGCTCTTG gACAGTATGTGCAAGCCTTTCGTGCAAACCCAGATGAACCTCTGTACAGCCTTTGTATTGGCTTGACGTTCATCCACATGGCTTCTCAGAAATACGTGTTGAAGAGGCACGCTCTTCTCGTGCAG GGATTCTCCTTCCTTCACCGGTACTTGGACCTGCGTGGACCCTGTCAAGAGTCTTTCTACAACCTTGGCCGTGGCCTTCACCAGCTGGGATTGCTGCACCTGGCCATCCATTACTACCAAAAAGCACTTGAACTTCCTCCTCTCACCTTAGAG ggAATAGAAACCGATCAGACAGACTTGAGAAGAGATACTGCCTTTAACTTGTCGCTTATTTATCAGAGCAGTGGAAATACCAGAATGGCTCAAAAGATGCTTTATACCTATGCGGTCGTGTGA